The following is a genomic window from Osmerus eperlanus chromosome 18, fOsmEpe2.1, whole genome shotgun sequence.
GATAAACTCCTGACCACACTTGTGAGATGGTCTTCACTGGCAAGCAGGTTCATGACAAAGGGAAGTTTAGACTGATATATTATAGACTGTTAAATGAGCCTGTGTGTATAAATGGCCTGAACACTTTGTTCTCCAATACGTTTTAGATGTGGCCTTATTTCCAGCTGTGGCATCATGTTTATGATGGTCGTATGTGATTGTCACCACCTTGTTCCAAAGGAAGATCTACTCTTGTTTATAGAGCCTGAGTGTGAATAAATTACCCGAAAATTACAGTTTGTAGGACCAATGTCTATACTTGCTTATTCCtattttttttcagaatttctaaTGGGATTCCTATCCCATTTATACCACACAGCATTGTGGGAGGACATGGGGATTACATTGAGTCTAGTCCTgttattgtacttgttcacTCCATTAAAACATGTCAACCAACACCATTCCAGGTGTTGTTCACCTGTAGCTCTACCAAGAAGCCAACAGTAAAAAGAGAAATCTGAAGTACCAGatgaagaagccgagcaggcttCAATCTGCTGTGTCTGAAGTCCACAAAACTAAATTGTCACTTTATCTCTGTACATTCCTGTAAAACTTTGTGTAATTTGTAAACTGTAtataaatgtgaatgtaaataAATGTCCTTTCTTTATATTCTAAATAAATGACAATACTCAAATATGTCCAATCATGATCAAATAAATTACCACCTTATCACACTACCTAAATATAGCACCTGTCACATTGACATCATAACTCTGTCAGACTGCAGTAGGCCATGAAGTTCTACATAAGTCCAAACTGGCATGGCTGAACTAACACTCCCAtcatcctctctgctccctcagtCTTGTtgaactacaactcccatcagGCAAATTGAAAAAGTGTGGCATATCGGGTGGTGACGAGTTCATCTTAAATTCCACAGGATGGCGTTAGTTACCAGGCAACTATAGTAGCAACCAGTACCAAACGCCGTTAACGAATTTGTAGACTGGCAGTGTTCACTTTTAATCAGTATCAAAGTGTGTAGCCATGTATACGTATTAGTTGAATGGGAAGTAAGCTATTACAATTGTgtaatataaatgaaatgtttatGTAGAACAATGATTTTAAATGACTTCATGACGTCATTTATAAGCGCCGACGGAGTGCGGAATAATCAGAAAGCATGGCTGTTGACATGAGATTACCAACTATTCGTAAACAAGTGTCGTTATCAATCTCTTCGTCTGTTTTGGATGGAAAAGACCTTGTAGTTCCCGGTGATGTGCTTACTTCAGATTCCGGATTTATGAGGTAATTATGTGCTTCAAGCAGTGGACACGAGGACTGGAAGTGTCGtaggtagttagctagctagtacaGTATTGCAAACAGTTGGATCTGGTAGCATCCCATTAACTTAAGTATTAAGGGGTACTCGCCAGCATAGCTTTCACGTCTAGACCTTACTCGTAGTATTGTTTGAACGGATACTTTTTAACAGCGATTTATTTTCCTCCGTAGGGGCCATGGCACGTACATGGATGATGAAAAATTAACAGCCTCTGTagcaggagaggtggagagggtcaaCAAACTGATCTGTGTGCGTCCTCTTAAGACAAGGTGAGTTATCAGAGAGGGCTGAAGCAGAGAGCTCTTGGAAACGTGATGCTAATAGATAAGGCATCAAATGTCCCTCTCACGGTCTGCTTTGGTTCCAGGTTCAATGGAGAGGTCGGAGACGTAGTGGTGGGCAGAATCACAGAGGTATGGCTTGAGCTTTCACACCGTCACTAGTAGGGGAACGGCTCACACAGTCACTAGTAGGGGAACGGCTCACACCGTCACTAGTAGGGGAACGGCTCACACCCTTACTAGTAGGGGAACGGCTCACACCGTCACTAGTAGGGGAACGGCTCACACCCTTACTAGTAGGGGAACGGCTCACACCGTCACTAGTAGGGGAACGGCTCACACCCTTACTAGTAGGGGAACGGCTCACACCGTCACTAGTAGGGGAACGGCTCACACCCTTACTAGTAGGGGAACGCCTTATGAGTGCGATGGGGACCTCTAGCTCAGTTGTAAAGCCAGACTGCTGATCCAGATTTCACGCATTCAAATCCCCCCTTGTGGATTGCTTTGAATGaaagctaaatgaatgaatgcattATTAAAAGCTAAATTAATGCATTATTAAAAGGAAAGTACATGACttctgagagcatgtgtgtcttGTGCAGGTGCAGCAAAAGAGATGGAAGGTGGAGACCAACTCTAGGCTAGACTCTGTTCTGCTCCTATCTTCTGTCAACCTGCCTGGAGGAGAGCTGGTCAGTGCAACCCTCTGTCATGTCTTCAGTCTATTCTAGTCTGTGCTGTTGGACTACTGGTCCAGTTAAGGTTGTAGTGAATGTAGAATGTATGCCACCCTGGATGGACTAAGTTCCTTTCTCTTATATTCAGATTAACTAGTGTAACAGTTAGCTAACTTCTAGAAGATGTTgatattgttgttgatgttttccTTCCTGTGTGTTCAGAGGAGGAGGTCggctgtgtgttcagagtgtgtgtgatgttttccTTCCTGTGTGTTCAGAGGAGGAGGTCggctgtgtgttcagagtgtgtgtgatgttttccTTCCTGTGTGTTCAGAGGAGGAGGTCggctgtgtgttcagagtgtgtgtgatgttttccTTCCTGTGTGTTCAGAGGAGGAGGTCGGCTGAGGACGAACTGACCATGCGGGACTATCTGCAGGAGGGAGACCTCATCAGTGTATCCTAGCAAAACCATAGCCCTGTTATCCCTGTAGCTACACAATAGCCCTGTTATTAATGTAGTGACTAATCCTGCAGATCGAGTATATAGGAAGTACAACAGAAGATCAAGTATCAGAAGTGCATCGTTTTAAAAGTCAAGGAACTGTCTGTATAAGCGTAGTACAAATGACAAACCCACTCTCCATTATTCTTTGGCACCAACCACCGAAATCGTGTTAgaactctgcacttctgatccatgatctgctgtactttcttaGTCTGTCTACATTATTGCTGTGGCTGAAAGTATCAGTGAGGCCCACACAGTTTTCAGCTGTCAGTTCAACCATCGTTCAAGAAATTCTTGTCATCCTTGACTGTGTGTCAGGCTGAAGTGCAGTCTGTGTTCTCAGATGGagcgctgtctctccacacacGCAGTCTGAAATACGGAAAGGTAACGGAGTGTGTACACTTCCTGTATGTGGTGTAACATAGACGTACTGTATATCacaggggatttgaacctgctagCTCTTGATCTAAACCTAGCTGGTAGTCAGACTGACGTTTCCCTTGTGCTGTGCACTAAACCTAGCTGGTAGTCAGACTGACGTTTCCCTTGTGCTGTGCACTAAACCTAGCTGGTAGTCAGACTGACGTTTCCCTTGTGCTGTGCACTAAACCTAGCTGGTAGTCAGACTGACGTTTCCCTTGTGCTGTGCACTAAACCTAGCTGGTAGTCAGACTGACGTTTCCCTTGTGCTGTGCAGCTGGGCCAAGGGGTTCTAGTGCAGCTGTCGCCCTCCCTGATTAAGAGGCAGAAGACTCACTTCCACAACCTCCCCTGCGGAGCATCGCTCATCCTGGGGAACAACGGCTTTGTGTGGCTGTACCCCACCCCAGGACAGCAGGCGGAGGAGGCCGGGGGGTACCACACCagcctggaggtgaggaggaggaggaggaggaggaggtggtggtggtctgaTTCCAAAAGGTTTGATTGTTGAGAGGTCTTAACTGCTTTTGTATTATGTCTTGTGTACGTTTTAAACAtcattcatctctcctcctcctcgtcctcctcagcctgtgtctctgtcagACCGGGAGGTCATCTCCAGGCTGAGGAACTGCCTGCTGGCTCTGGGCGCTCACATGGTGCTCCTGTATGACACCAGTGTGCTGTACTGCTACGAGTCCTCGCTGCCTCATCAGGTAACAGCTATCATGTTCATTTAGCTCTAGATCTGCACTCAAATGCTCCAATGACCCCAAATATGCATCCGAAGGTGCTCTTTCAGGATGTCTACAACCCAACATCAGAGCTAGTCTTCTTAATGTGAGATGTGGTTTCCTGTCTCTAGATCAAGGACATCTTGAAACCGGAGGTTATGGAGGAGATTGTGATGGTGACGCGTCAGAAACTGGTGGAACAGGAAGgatagaggagacaggaggaaggagggaacaggtggagaggaaggagagaaggaacaggaggagacaggaaggagagagggaacaggtggagagagaacaggaggatagagggga
Proteins encoded in this region:
- the exosc2 gene encoding exosome complex component RRP4, coding for MAVDMRLPTIRKQVSLSISSSVLDGKDLVVPGDVLTSDSGFMRGHGTYMDDEKLTASVAGEVERVNKLICVRPLKTRFNGEVGDVVVGRITEVQQKRWKVETNSRLDSVLLLSSVNLPGGELRRRSAEDELTMRDYLQEGDLISAEVQSVFSDGALSLHTRSLKYGKLGQGVLVQLSPSLIKRQKTHFHNLPCGASLILGNNGFVWLYPTPGQQAEEAGGYHTSLEPVSLSDREVISRLRNCLLALGAHMVLLYDTSVLYCYESSLPHQIKDILKPEVMEEIVMVTRQKLVEQEG